Below is a genomic region from Paraburkholderia phenazinium.
CGGCGTAGCCGGCGTCGCCGCCGACCGTTTTCCACGCCTGCACCGCGCGTTCGAGATGACGGATTTCAAATTCCGCATCCCATCGCGCACCTTGTAACTCGAGGGGGCGCACGTGGATCGAGTACACGCCATAGAGGAAGAGCTGTTCAGCCATTATCGCCTCCAGCCGGTTGTTTCCAGAAAAGCGCCACGCAGCGCGAACGTGCTGCCGGCACCAACGGCACCAGCATGTGGGGTGCCTGCCTAGAATTCGATTTCGCCGAGGATGCGATGAGCCAGCGCTTTGGCCTCTTCGAGGGCTTCTTCCTCGGTGGTCGAGGTGGCCTCGACTTCGTAGACTGTGTTCTCCAGCTCGCCGCCCTCGTCGCGCGAGAGCGTGACGAAACCGCGGTACGCTCCACCGTCTGCCGGCTGCACCGTGGCAACGGCCGTGTAGAGTCCTTTGGTGTAGGTGACGTCCTCCATGATGCTTCTCCAGCAAGGGGGAGATTCCATCCTAGCACGCCGATTCGGGACTCACCGGCCATCTGTGTGACACCCTGGATTGCGCGCCGAATCTGGGCGCGCCGCGCAGCTCACCCCTGCAGCAACGCCACCACCTCATCGAGCGACGGCGAGTGCGCTCCGGCATGACGGCAAGCGGCCGCGCCGGCTGCCAGCGCGAAGGCGAGATGCTCCGACCAGCCGCGTTGTGGCGCCGTCATCAGGCTGAACAGCAGGCCGCCAATCGACGCGTCGCCCGCGCCGACCGTATCCGCCACTTCGACACGCGGCGGTTGGGCTTCGATGATCGTGTCGCCTTCGATCAGCGTGGCCTTCTCCGAGCCACGCGTGACGAGCACGGTCGCCTTCGGATTCATCGCTCGCAGCTGGGCGAGCGCGTCGGCTTCGCTGGTCTTGAACAGCAGGCCCAGGTCTTCGTCCGAAACCTTGATGAGGTCGGCGAGCGCGGCCATCTTGCGCAGCGTCGGCTCATAGCCGTGCGCCATCAGATTGCGGTAATTCGGGTCGAAGCTGATCTTCACGCCGCGTTCGCGCAACTGCGCGGCGAGCGTGGCGAGCGTGTTGCCGAGCGGCTGGCGCACGAGACTGATGCAGCCGAAGTGCGCCCACTTCACCTGGCTCATCCAGCCTTCCGGCAGCTTCGAGGGATCGAAGGCCAGGTCGGCGCCGTTCTCACCCATGAAGAAGTACGCCGGCGGGTGCGTCTGATGAACGATCGCCAGCAGCGGCGGTCGTTCTACGCGCTGCATGAAGCGCATGTCGAGACCGGCAGCGACGCTGGCGTCCCAGAGCTCGTCGGAGAAATTGTCGGTGCCGAGCGAGCCGACGCAGGCGGTCCGCAGGCCGAGCCGCGCGACCGCGCGGGCGACGTTCCAGCCCGCGCCGCCTGGGCGCGATAGCCATTGCGAGTCGCCGGTGCGCACGAGGTCGGTCAGGATGTCGCCGGGCGAAACGAAGAGGGGAAGTTCAGTGCTCGCGCTCATGGTGCTCACCGTGCGGATTCAGTTGTGTTGGATGGGGCGTGCGGCAATGCATGCATCAGCACTTCGTAGCATGCACCCATCGTGTGATAGTCGGTCTTGCCGGCCGGGCTTTTTTCATCGCTGTACTTGCGATTGTCGCAGGTCAGGATGCGATACCACGCGCCGTATTTGTGGTCGACGAAGTGCGTCCAGCTATAGCGCCAGATCTCGTCGTACCAGTCCCAGAAGCGCTCGTTGCCGGTGCGCTTGCCGAGCAGCGCGGCGGTCGCGAAGGTCTCAGCCTGGACCCAGAAATACTTGTCGTGATCGCAGACCGTGCCGTCCGGGCCGAAGCCGTAGTAGAGGCCGCCGTGATCGTCGTCCCAGGCGTGCGTCATGGCCGCGTCGAAGAGTTCGATGGCGCGCGGCAACAGCCACGGCAGCGGGCGATGGCGTTCGAGGATCAGCAGCAGCTTGGCCCACTCTGTCTGGTGACCGGGCTGGAAACCCCACGGACGGAAAATGTTCGAACTGTCTTCCTCGTTGTAGTGCCAGTCCACCGACCAGTCTGCGTGGAAATGTTCCCACACGAGACCCTGTGAGAGCTTGGCCTGACGCAGCGTGATGTTCGACGCCACACGTTCCGCACGATCCAGATACACCAGATGGCCGGTTGCTTCATAGGCGGCGAGCAACGCCTCGGTGGTGTGCATGTTGGCGTTCTGGCCGCGGTACGAGCTCACGCGCCAGTCGGGCGTCGCTTCGTCGGCGTAGAGGCCGGCGGCGGCATCCCAGAAGCGGTGCTCCATCAGCTCGAAGGTGGCGCCGATCATCGGCTTCGCTTCTTCGATGCCGGCCATCGCGGCATGCGAATAGGCCAGCAGCACGAAGGCGAGTCCATAGCAATGACGGGTGGCGTCGAGTACGTGCTTGGTGCCGTCGCGCCAGTCGAACTCCCAGTCGTAGCCCTTGAGTTCGGCGTCCCAGTGCACGTCGCGCAGGAAATTCAGACCGTGGCGCGCGTATTCGAGGTGCTGCGGATCGCCGAACTCGCGATACGCCATCGCGTAGTTGAACACGTAGCGGCAACTGCTGACCAGGTGGCGCGTCGTGCGGTTGTAGATCGAACCGTCGTCGCTGAAGAAGTGATAAAAGCCGCCGCTCGGGTCGAACACGTTGGGCGCGTAGAAGCGCAAGGTGTCCTGGATGTGCGAGAGCAGAAATTCGCGCTCGCGGAAGCTGGCGACAGCGGGCGCCTTGGGCGACGCGGCGCCTGCGTGATCGGGATGGTCGGGATGAAGCTGATCGGATTGTGTCATGGTGTTTTCACCGAGGTACTGGCACGTGCGATGAGATGAACGGGCAGGTGGACTTCGAGTTGCGTGGGCGACTCTTCAAGCAGCAGTTCGACGCCGCGCCGGCCGAGCGCTTCCTTGTCGACGGCGATCGTCGACAGTGGCGGGGTGGCGTGAGCGGCGGCAGGGATGTCGTCAAAACCGATGATCGCGATGTCCTGCGGAACGCGCAGGCCACGTGCGAGGCAGACGCGCAGCGCAGCAAGCGCGGCGGCGTCGTTGTAGGCAAATACGGCGTCGGGACGCTCGCCGGGTGCATCGAGTACGCGTTGCATGGCGAGCGCGGCGCCGGTGTCGGGGTCGAGCCCGGCGTCGATGGTCACTTCAAGCGAGGGGTCGAACAGCAGACCCGCTTCGAAGAACGCGCGCCGGTAGCCGAGCGCACGCTGCGCGATGCTGAAATGGGCGAGCGAGCCGCCGATGAAGGCGATGCGCTTGTAGCGGTGCTGGAACAGATGGCGCATCGCCAGCGCCGCGCCGGCCGCGTTGTCGAGGTTGACTGACCGCAGCCCCGGCGCCCACAGGTCGATCAGCACGAGCGGGCGCTGCATGGCGACGAGCGTAGTGAGCGTTTCAGGCTCGACGAAGCCGGCGACGGCGACCGCGTCGGGCGCGTGCAGGCGCATCTGCTGGATCACGTCTTCCGTGGGTCCTGCAGTCAGCACGGACGGCACGATGCCGCGCTCGCGGCAGGCATCTTCGACACCGTGCAGCACGTGCGAGAAGAACGGGCTGGCGGCGAAATTATTGTGCTGGCGGTGCAGCAGAAAGGTCAGCCGGCGGATGCGCGGGCGCAACTGGGCCGCGTCGTAACCGAGCTGACGCGCGGCCTCGACGACCCGCAGGCGGGTGGCGTCGGAGAGGCCTGGCTGATTCTTCAGCGCGCGGGAGACGGTGCCGATCGACACGCTGGCGGCGCGGGCGACATCGCGGATGGTTGTGGCCATCTGGGTGGGCGGCGAGCGTAGTGCTGGCCGCTGGCTAAGTTGATTTCGGGGGATTGTATAGTAAAACTGGCGGAAATATCCCTGCACTCACGCGAATCGGTACGCGTAAATACCCGTATATAAGGAATAAAGGCGGTTTCATTGTGTTTAGTAAAATCAACTAAACATGAGGCTGAATTTCCGGGAAAGGTGAGTTTTTAGGGGTGAATAGTAGGAATCCGAAGCATTTTCCGGTGGGTTGAAGAGCCGCAACCGACAACGCGAGGCTACGGAAGCGGTGCTCTTGCGAAGCCGGTGCCCGGGGCGCCCCTCGGTCGCGCAGGCGTGGCGGCCGTCGTCTCAGTCGAACGCCGCGTGGCGCGCGTCGGTGTGCCCCTGCAACAGCGCGTCGCTCTCATCCGCCCCGATCAGCACGAATCCGCCCGGGTCCTGCTTCGCGCGCCGCTTTGCGAGCG
It encodes:
- a CDS encoding AGE family epimerase/isomerase; amino-acid sequence: MTQSDQLHPDHPDHAGAASPKAPAVASFREREFLLSHIQDTLRFYAPNVFDPSGGFYHFFSDDGSIYNRTTRHLVSSCRYVFNYAMAYREFGDPQHLEYARHGLNFLRDVHWDAELKGYDWEFDWRDGTKHVLDATRHCYGLAFVLLAYSHAAMAGIEEAKPMIGATFELMEHRFWDAAAGLYADEATPDWRVSSYRGQNANMHTTEALLAAYEATGHLVYLDRAERVASNITLRQAKLSQGLVWEHFHADWSVDWHYNEEDSSNIFRPWGFQPGHQTEWAKLLLILERHRPLPWLLPRAIELFDAAMTHAWDDDHGGLYYGFGPDGTVCDHDKYFWVQAETFATAALLGKRTGNERFWDWYDEIWRYSWTHFVDHKYGAWYRILTCDNRKYSDEKSPAGKTDYHTMGACYEVLMHALPHAPSNTTESAR
- a CDS encoding carbohydrate kinase family protein, whose product is MSASTELPLFVSPGDILTDLVRTGDSQWLSRPGGAGWNVARAVARLGLRTACVGSLGTDNFSDELWDASVAAGLDMRFMQRVERPPLLAIVHQTHPPAYFFMGENGADLAFDPSKLPEGWMSQVKWAHFGCISLVRQPLGNTLATLAAQLRERGVKISFDPNYRNLMAHGYEPTLRKMAALADLIKVSDEDLGLLFKTSEADALAQLRAMNPKATVLVTRGSEKATLIEGDTIIEAQPPRVEVADTVGAGDASIGGLLFSLMTAPQRGWSEHLAFALAAGAAACRHAGAHSPSLDEVVALLQG
- a CDS encoding LacI family DNA-binding transcriptional regulator, coding for MATTIRDVARAASVSIGTVSRALKNQPGLSDATRLRVVEAARQLGYDAAQLRPRIRRLTFLLHRQHNNFAASPFFSHVLHGVEDACRERGIVPSVLTAGPTEDVIQQMRLHAPDAVAVAGFVEPETLTTLVAMQRPLVLIDLWAPGLRSVNLDNAAGAALAMRHLFQHRYKRIAFIGGSLAHFSIAQRALGYRRAFFEAGLLFDPSLEVTIDAGLDPDTGAALAMQRVLDAPGERPDAVFAYNDAAALAALRVCLARGLRVPQDIAIIGFDDIPAAAHATPPLSTIAVDKEALGRRGVELLLEESPTQLEVHLPVHLIARASTSVKTP